The following proteins are encoded in a genomic region of bacterium:
- a CDS encoding nucleotidyl transferase AbiEii/AbiGii toxin family protein — MTKLPVVDVAASVRQRLLNKSRRSGRPFNEWLQYFAMERFLYRLSKSSYASSFIIKGATMFAVWGAPISRPTRDIDLLGRTRNEVDDLVNVIKDICVQEVEPDGLLFDADSVEGQRIIETAAYEGVRVRFRGTLGAARIFMQVDVAFGDVVVPEPVTVDYPTILGMPAPRLDGYTRESAIAEKFEAMVRLGIVNSRMKDFFDIWLLSTQFDFDGETLAEAIKQTFAHRETDIASQPVALTEAFTKDSSKQAQWSAFLRRTRIVDAPNELANVIELVSLFLLPVSNALASGDTFDRTWSAPGPWS, encoded by the coding sequence TTGACGAAACTGCCGGTTGTGGATGTGGCCGCCTCCGTTCGGCAGCGACTTCTCAACAAGTCGAGAAGATCCGGACGGCCGTTTAACGAATGGCTACAGTATTTCGCAATGGAGCGGTTCTTATACAGGCTCAGCAAATCTTCGTATGCTTCCAGCTTCATTATCAAGGGAGCCACGATGTTTGCAGTCTGGGGAGCGCCGATCTCTCGCCCGACAAGGGATATCGATCTGCTGGGAAGGACAAGGAACGAGGTTGACGATCTTGTCAACGTGATAAAGGACATTTGCGTTCAAGAGGTGGAGCCCGACGGTCTTCTGTTCGACGCGGATAGTGTTGAGGGTCAGAGAATAATTGAGACGGCTGCATACGAGGGAGTCCGGGTTCGCTTCCGTGGAACACTTGGAGCTGCCCGCATTTTCATGCAGGTTGACGTGGCATTTGGAGACGTTGTGGTCCCCGAGCCCGTTACCGTGGATTATCCAACAATCCTGGGTATGCCGGCCCCAAGACTTGATGGTTACACGCGGGAAAGCGCCATTGCCGAGAAGTTCGAGGCGATGGTCAGGCTTGGTATCGTGAACAGCCGGATGAAGGATTTCTTTGATATCTGGCTCCTTTCTACTCAGTTCGACTTCGACGGAGAAACGCTGGCGGAGGCCATCAAGCAGACCTTTGCGCATCGAGAAACGGATATCGCGTCTCAGCCAGTAGCGCTGACAGAGGCATTCACCAAAGACAGCTCAAAGCAAGCACAATGGTCTGCATTCCTGCGTAGAACCCGCATAGTCGATGCCCCGAACGAACTGGCAAATGTCATTGAGCTTGTCTCTCTCTTCCTTCTCCCGGTTTCGAATGCTTTAGCCTCGGGTGACACATTTGACAGAACGTGGAGCGCGCCGGGCCCGTGGTCGTGA